The genomic interval ACATGAAGTCTGCAGTCCTGCTCATCGTCCTCCTGGCCTGCGTCTTCCTCTGCTCCTCGGCGGGACGTAAGTGTGCTGTaggaagattttcttttgttgttttattgggCACAAACCACCTTCTTTACTTACGCTGTAATAACGTCTCCCCAGCTATCATGAGATGCAGTTGCATAAAGACGTTCTCCGCATTGAGGCGTGAATTAATCAAAGACGTGAAGGTGGATGAACCCAGTCCGGCTTGCAAGAATCGCCAAGTGATGTAAgtccctgcagagaaaaaaattgtcaaaaagaTCAGAAACGACACTGAAAACTCAAGACTGATTTATTGTTCTGTCATTGCAGAGTCATCCGGACAGATAACAAAGAGTTCTGTCTCAACCCGGAGACAAAATTCACCAAAGACCTCCTGcgacaaaaagaaatgtaagtGAGAAAGTGGTTCGTTTAAAACATCTTTCACTTaagttttacataaaatgtggTATTTAGTGGCAGCCAACGCAGCTAAAGTGATTCAGTCAACGGGAATCACGTCATCACATCTAAAGAATCAAGTTATTTCTAGCAAAGGCTTAAAACCATCGGCTCCTAAATATTCTCTTGGAGGAGATAATTGACAGTTTCATCATTTCAGGCTCAGACCTCAGTGCTGAATGTATCACATCGTAGAGttttaaacaagtaaaacaaagtcagatagtttatttttttagatgcatTAACAGCGGTGGTTTCAAACTTTTCacgtttggtttgttttcttaacAGGAACAAGAAGAAActctcaacaacaacaacaacaacaacaactgcagCTACAACACaatcagcagcaacagcaacgTCATCCGTCACATTTCCGTGACGCTAAAGCtgatatttattatgtttttgtttgctttattctATGAAACACAGTTTGCACCAGCagctaaaagtaaaatattaattttattgaacCCCAGATTAGAGAGTTTCTGTTAGGACTGAATTACTGGCTAATCAGCAAAATGAGACTTTCACAAAAATCtgtgcatttatattttgtttgatatatacatttatttttgaaggatGTAAATATACTTgtatatatttacaaatttgtttaacttaaataaacacaacactTCTGTCTTTTCATTGCTCTGTACAGAATCATTACTGGCTAATCTGGCATCTATGAAAACAAACGGTGGAGgaaatttgcttgatttattattGCAGGTCAAAGGTGAATCACTCAAAACTATAATGTCTGGTCCCGCTGTGACTCAGCTACAACCTGTCACATCCAAATAATCCACAGCTGACGCTTTCACTTTCCACTCGCCTCCACTGGAGCTAAACGAGCCCAAACCTGTTCAGTTAGAAACGAGCTGAATTGCACCATCATTACCTTTATGGATGGTAATGAATGCTGTAGAATCTGCAGCTTTGTTCTCTTCACTCAGAGACGCCTTAAGTTTCCACACCGATGAACAAAGTCAGTTCAACCTGCACCAGTTCGTCCCCTCATGGCGTCGCCGGTCGACCTGGACCCACTTTAGTTTTAACAAACTATTTTGTGTCTGTTCCGTATGTTTGtcgacaaataaataaatgaatgaataaagatAAATTATGATGACtgtgtgttgttttctgaagactttatttaaaaacctgTACCCTCGTTGTTCTGATGCCTCTTCTGCGTTAGTATTggtgtttctaaatgaatatcaacttcttttctttgcatcctttatgttattttgaccattt from Gambusia affinis linkage group LG18, SWU_Gaff_1.0, whole genome shotgun sequence carries:
- the LOC122820363 gene encoding interleukin-8-like, with translation MKSAVLLIVLLACVFLCSSAGPIMRCSCIKTFSALRRELIKDVKVDEPSPACKNRQVIVIRTDNKEFCLNPETKFTKDLLRQKEMNKKKLSTTTTTTTTAATTQSAATATSSVTFP